From a single bacterium genomic region:
- a CDS encoding methyl-accepting chemotaxis protein, producing MTVITLIKDLKISQKILYSFILAFLFIIFIGGIGLYFTAKGANNTSKLHDDNFLPAMLLNKADNNSAKIESELLKLCSVKNNEDKQKIIQEINNNRITAKKLMAEFSALKLDSYEKNKLIEFNKLSDNYINLQSKVIELINEHKNQQAFAYLTANQNSVADLEASIENLVNYNANQAQQIIKLVKSESVLSINIVAVIVVVAGVLAIFIGIWVVTILADPIKAATVVLNEISKGDLTVDKICNDSKDETGILTNAVNSTVKNLRQLIGEVTKLIEEIVLRSEEIAESTNQVSQGSQQVASSVSQLAVGAQSQAENVSISVEGLSKISSVVKQININADNVVKMSVLAEEGANNGYKEAENAIFKINEIKNTAVKTSITANKLGILGNEIEQIVELIKNIAEQTNLLALNAAIEAARAGEQGKGFAVVAAEVKKLANQSALSTDKITEIVKEVKSMTDKVVADMDKGVYEINEGVITIENVGNSLKEILIVAQNVNKQAKDVLSVSGNLVRESEQVVELMDGVAAITEETAAQSQEISSISEEQSSNVSEISTSIDNLAKIAENLNKHVSVFKI from the coding sequence CAAAGATTTGAAAATTTCTCAAAAAATACTATATTCATTCATTTTGGCATTTCTTTTTATCATTTTTATTGGAGGTATAGGTCTTTATTTTACGGCAAAAGGTGCTAATAATACCTCAAAGCTTCATGATGATAACTTTTTGCCTGCTATGCTTTTGAATAAAGCTGATAATAATTCTGCTAAAATTGAATCGGAATTATTAAAACTATGCAGTGTAAAAAATAATGAAGATAAACAGAAAATTATTCAAGAGATTAATAATAATAGAATAACTGCTAAAAAGTTAATGGCTGAATTTTCTGCTCTTAAACTTGATTCTTATGAAAAAAACAAACTTATAGAGTTTAATAAATTAAGTGATAATTATATAAATTTACAGTCAAAAGTCATTGAATTGATTAATGAGCATAAAAATCAGCAGGCATTCGCTTATTTAACAGCTAATCAAAATAGTGTAGCGGATTTAGAAGCATCTATTGAAAATTTAGTTAATTATAATGCCAATCAGGCGCAACAAATAATTAAATTGGTAAAAAGTGAATCGGTTTTATCTATAAATATTGTTGCTGTAATAGTTGTGGTAGCAGGTGTTTTGGCCATTTTTATCGGTATTTGGGTTGTCACAATACTGGCAGACCCTATAAAGGCTGCAACTGTAGTTTTAAATGAAATTTCAAAAGGTGATCTTACAGTCGATAAAATTTGTAACGATTCTAAAGATGAGACAGGGATTCTTACAAATGCAGTAAATTCAACAGTTAAAAATCTCAGGCAGCTTATAGGAGAAGTGACAAAATTAATTGAAGAAATAGTTCTTCGATCCGAGGAAATAGCTGAGTCGACAAATCAGGTTTCTCAAGGTTCACAGCAAGTGGCAAGCAGCGTAAGTCAACTGGCTGTCGGTGCTCAAAGTCAAGCAGAAAATGTTTCTATAAGTGTTGAGGGGCTTAGTAAAATCAGTTCAGTTGTAAAACAAATAAATATTAATGCCGATAATGTTGTAAAAATGTCTGTTCTTGCGGAAGAAGGAGCAAATAACGGCTATAAAGAAGCAGAAAACGCTATTTTTAAAATTAATGAGATTAAAAATACGGCTGTTAAAACTTCTATAACAGCCAATAAGCTGGGAATACTCGGAAATGAAATTGAACAAATTGTTGAGTTGATTAAAAATATAGCGGAACAAACCAATTTGCTCGCTTTAAATGCGGCTATAGAAGCAGCAAGAGCTGGCGAGCAAGGAAAAGGCTTTGCTGTAGTGGCTGCAGAGGTAAAAAAATTGGCAAATCAATCGGCACTGTCTACAGATAAAATTACTGAAATTGTAAAAGAAGTTAAATCTATGACGGATAAAGTGGTCGCAGATATGGATAAAGGTGTATATGAAATTAATGAAGGTGTGATTACTATAGAAAATGTTGGAAACAGTTTAAAAGAAATACTTATAGTTGCTCAAAATGTTAACAAGCAGGCTAAAGATGTTTTGTCTGTTTCCGGCAATCTTGTTAGAGAATCAGAACAAGTAGTTGAGCTTATGGATGGTGTTGCTGCAATTACAGAAGAAACGGCAGCTCAATCACAAGAAATTTCCAGTATTTCAGAAGAACAAAGCTCAAATGTATCAGAAATATCAACAAGTATAGATAATCTGGCTAAAATTGCAGAAAATCTAAACAAACATGTATCTGTGTTTAAAATTTAA